A region of Pristis pectinata isolate sPriPec2 chromosome 24, sPriPec2.1.pri, whole genome shotgun sequence DNA encodes the following proteins:
- the LOC127582772 gene encoding protein fem-1 homolog C-like, whose product MDIKTAVFNAARDGKLKLMQKLLNNRSAEELEAVTLEKTNGGTPLLIASRYGHLQVVDYLMEHCKAKVELGGSVNFDGETIEGAPPLWAASAAGHLSVVRSLLEHGASVNNTTLTNSTPLRAACFDGHLDIVKYLIEHKADMEVANRHGHTCLMISCYKGHKEIAKYLLEKGADVNRKSVKGNTALHDCAESGSLEIMKMLLKCGAKMEKDGYGMSPLLAASVTGHMNIVEFLINHAQTKKEDRIDALELLGATFIDKKRDLLGAMKFWKRAMEMRHCDKSKVVKKPQVGQLVLAYDYAKEVMTSEELEALITDPDEMRMQALLIRERILGPSHPDTSYYIRYRGAVYADSGNFERCINLWKYALNMQQNNLDPLSPMTASSLLSFAELFSFVLQDRSKGNLAMKVSFNDLMGILCKSVREVERAVNQRENPPEVAQFTKALSIILHLISLLEKVKCSPDQEHYKKRTIYRLLKLNPRGKGGFTPLHLAVDKDTTSVGRYPVCKFPSLQVTSVLLECGADVDSRDYENNTPLHIAAFNNNLDIMNMLIDTGAHFDATNSSKKTAWDLLDEKKMAKNLIQPINHITLQCLAARAIEKHKVIYKGLIPEELDAFIQLH is encoded by the coding sequence ATGGACATCAAGACGGCGGTGTTCAACGCGGCCCGGGACGGGAAGTTGAAACTTATGCAGAAGTTGCTCAACAACCGGAGCGCCGAGGAGCTGGAGGCGGTGACGCTGGAGAAGACCAACGGCGGCACCCCGCTGCTCATCGCCTCCAGGTACGGCCACCTGCAGGTGGTCGACTACCTGATGGAGCACTGCAAGGCCAAGGTGGAGCTGGGCGGCTCTGTCAACTTCGACGGGGAGACCATCGAGGGCGCCCCGCCGCTGTGGGCGGCGTCGGCCGCCGGGCACCTGTCGGTGGTGAGGTCGCTGCTGGAGCACGGCGCGTCCGTCAACAACACCACCCTGACCAACTCCACCCCGCTGCGGGCCGCCTGCTTCGACGGCCACCTGGACATCGTCAAGTACCTGATCGAGCACAAGGCGGACATGGAGGTGGCGAACAGGCACGGCCACACCTGCCTCATGATCTCATGTTACAAGGGCCACAAGGAGATCGCCAAGTACTTGCTGGAGAAGGGGGCCGACGTGAATAGGAAGAGCGTGAAGGGGAACACGGCTTTGCATGATTGTGCAGAATCGGGGAGCCTGGAAATCATGAAGATGCTATTGAAGTGCGGGGCTAAGATGGAAAAGGATGGCTATGGAATGAGCCCCTTGCTCGCAGCCAGTGTCACGGGTCACATGAACATCGTGGAGTTTCTTATAAATCATGCTCAGACTAAGAAGGAAGATCGAATAGACGCGCTTGAGCTGCTGGGAGCGACGTTTATTGATAAGAAAAGGGATTTACTTGGAGCTATGAAGTTCTGGAAGCGAGCGATGGAGATGCGACACTGTGACAAAAGTAAAGTAGTTAAGAAGCCACAAGTAGGGCAGTTGGTGTTGGCCTACGATTATGCAAAGGAAGTAATGACTTCTGAAGAGTTGGAAGCCCTGATAACTGACCCAGATGAAATGAGGATGCAGGCTTTACTGATCAGAGAGAGAATTCTTGGTCCatctcatccagacacttcttattATATCCGTTACCGAGGTGCTGTCTATGCTGACTCTGGAAACTTTGAACGGTGCATCAATTTGTGGAAGTACGCCCTGAATATGCAGCAGAACAATTTAGACCCCTTGAGCCCTATGACTGCAAGTAGTTTGCTATCATTTGCTGAGCTCTTTTCATTTGTCTTGCAAGACCGTTCAAAAGGCAACCTGGCCATGAAGGTATCTTTCAACGATCTTATGGGTATCCTGTGCAAAAGTGTTCGTGAAGTAGAACGGGCAGTGAACCAGCGAGAGAACCCACCAGAAGTTGCACAGTTCACCAAAGCTTTGTCCATTATTTTGCACTTGATCTCCTTGTTGGAAAAGGTAAAATGCAGCCCTGACCAGGAGCATTACAAGAAGCGAACCATTTATAGGCTCTTGAAGTTGAACCCAAGAGGAAAAGGCGGTTTTACCCCACTACATTTGGCCGTTGACAAGGATACAACGTCGGTTGGTCGCTATCCAGTTTGCAAGTTTCCTTCGTTGCAAGTGACCTCTGTTCTGTTGGAATGTGGTGCTGATGTTGACTCGAGAGATTATGAGAACAACACTCCCCTGCACATAGCTGCATTCAACAACAATCTTGATATCATGAACATGCTAATTGACACTGGTGCACATTTTGACGCCACCAATTCCTCCAAGAAAACTGCTTGGGATTTGCTGGATGAAAAGAAGATGGCCAAGAATTTGATTCAGCCCATCAACCACATCACCCTCCAGTGCCTTGCTGCTCGTGCTATTGAAAAACATAAGGTGATTTATAAAGGATTAATTCCCGAAGAACTGGATGCTTTCATTCAACTACACTGA